One genomic region from Pseudoduganella lutea encodes:
- a CDS encoding sensor histidine kinase, protein MPAPFDPIASPASQAPASRPSAPRPRRRRLARLAWCAALAGGVALAYAAYWWTEEVNTEKLRAAGAQRLEVYAASLENLLDKYDFLPHMLELDKDVLALLEHPADGARRQEVNDYLERLSRQAGSRIIYIVDLKGRTLAASNWRQKGSFVGDDIGFRPYLQNALRGRPSGFYGVGTTSGEPGYFYARGVHRAGRMLGVAVVKVNIEEQERGWVQGADKVMLADANGVLFLSSAPDWKYRTLRPLSAGVRAHLEQTRQYHHLPLPPLRIAQDEPRGDGTRVVAIGSPDGATAGAANAPRLLMQTRSLAPRQWTFIHLSDLSQVRASARAAALFACVAYGFLLLLFLYVRQRLKAKAQLQDANNNLELMVAERTSRLAHTTQSLMDEMAVRRQAEQQLHRTQNELYQAGKMAVLGQMSASITHELNQPLTALRTMADNAVLLFERGRMDEARQNLAKISQIVARMGGITGKLKSFARKSSADLAPASMHTAISNALVLVERRLELDKVAFTLDIPPADIYALCDSNRLEQVLLNLMSNALDALGTLERGAPRALAVSVARTPEAVLIRVADNGPGLSDEARGHLFEPFYTTKPQGEGLGLGLAISEQIIRDFGGSLRAEPADTGACFVIELKPASVKHDG, encoded by the coding sequence ATGCCAGCCCCGTTCGACCCCATCGCCAGTCCGGCCAGCCAGGCGCCCGCCTCGCGGCCGTCCGCGCCCCGTCCGCGGCGGCGTCGCCTTGCGCGCCTGGCCTGGTGCGCGGCGCTGGCGGGCGGGGTAGCGCTGGCGTATGCCGCCTACTGGTGGACCGAGGAAGTGAACACCGAAAAGCTGCGCGCCGCCGGCGCCCAGCGCCTCGAAGTGTATGCGGCCAGCCTGGAAAACCTGCTCGACAAATACGATTTCCTGCCGCACATGCTGGAGCTGGACAAGGACGTGCTGGCCTTGCTGGAACATCCGGCCGATGGCGCGCGCCGCCAGGAAGTGAACGACTACCTGGAGCGGCTGAGCCGGCAGGCCGGCTCCCGCATCATCTATATCGTCGACCTGAAGGGCCGCACGCTGGCGGCCAGCAACTGGCGCCAGAAAGGCAGCTTCGTGGGCGACGACATCGGCTTCAGGCCCTACCTGCAAAACGCGTTGCGCGGCCGCCCGAGCGGCTTCTACGGCGTGGGCACCACCAGCGGCGAGCCTGGATACTTTTATGCGCGCGGCGTGCACCGCGCCGGGCGCATGCTGGGCGTGGCCGTCGTGAAGGTCAACATCGAAGAGCAGGAACGCGGCTGGGTACAGGGCGCGGACAAGGTGATGCTGGCCGATGCGAACGGCGTGCTGTTCCTGTCGTCGGCACCCGATTGGAAATACCGCACGCTGCGCCCCCTCTCCGCCGGCGTGCGCGCCCACCTGGAACAGACGCGCCAGTACCACCACCTTCCCCTGCCGCCGTTGCGCATCGCCCAGGACGAGCCGCGCGGCGACGGCACGCGCGTGGTGGCCATCGGCAGCCCCGATGGTGCCACAGCCGGTGCTGCAAACGCGCCGCGCCTGCTGATGCAGACACGCTCGCTGGCGCCGCGCCAGTGGACGTTCATCCACCTGTCCGACCTGAGCCAGGTGCGCGCCAGCGCCCGCGCGGCCGCGCTGTTCGCCTGCGTGGCATATGGCTTCCTGCTGCTGCTCTTCCTGTACGTGCGGCAGCGCCTGAAGGCCAAGGCGCAACTGCAGGATGCCAACAACAACCTGGAACTCATGGTGGCCGAGCGCACGTCGCGGCTGGCGCACACCACGCAAAGCCTCATGGACGAGATGGCGGTGCGGCGCCAGGCCGAGCAGCAGCTGCATCGCACGCAGAACGAGCTGTACCAGGCCGGCAAGATGGCCGTGCTGGGGCAGATGTCGGCCAGTATCACGCATGAACTGAACCAGCCGCTGACGGCATTGCGCACGATGGCCGACAATGCCGTGCTGCTGTTCGAGCGGGGCCGCATGGACGAGGCCCGGCAGAACCTGGCGAAGATCTCGCAGATCGTGGCGCGCATGGGCGGCATCACGGGCAAGCTGAAGAGCTTTGCGCGCAAGTCCAGCGCCGACCTGGCGCCCGCTTCCATGCACACCGCGATCTCGAACGCGCTGGTGCTGGTGGAGCGCCGCCTGGAGCTGGACAAGGTGGCGTTCACGCTCGACATCCCGCCGGCCGACATCTACGCCCTGTGCGACAGCAACCGCCTGGAACAGGTGCTGCTGAACCTGATGAGCAACGCGCTCGACGCGCTCGGCACGCTGGAGCGCGGTGCGCCCCGCGCACTGGCCGTGAGCGTGGCGCGAACGCCCGAAGCGGTGCTGATCCGCGTTGCCGACAATGGCCCCGGCCTGTCCGACGAAGCGCGCGGCCACCTGTTCGAGCCGTTCTACACCACCAAGCCACAGGGCGAAGGCCTGGGACTCGGCCTCGCGATCTCGGAACAGATCATCCGCGACTTCGGCGGCAGCCTGCGCGCCGAGCCGGCCGACACCGGTGCATGCTTCGTCATCGAACTCAAACCCGCATCGGTCAAACACGATGGATGA
- a CDS encoding dicarboxylate/amino acid:cation symporter has product MQKKRPLTLYILIAMLLGIAVGYACHTAIPDKAMTTQISGHISLVTDIFLRLIKMIIALLVFSTLTVGIANLADGKAAGRIGAKAFGWFLMASLVSLALGMVLSNLMQLGTNLGLPLPAADASTGLKTAAFTLKDFITHVVPKSPIEAMANNEILQVLVFSIFFGSALGALGESGKRLLGVVDELAQVMLRITGSIMNMAPLAVFAAMASVVTTNGLGILATFAKFMGGFYLGLLCLWLLLIGAGFLALGPRVFRLVGLIREPFLLAFSTASSEAAYPKLLVALDKFGVQRRISSFVLPMGYSFNLDGSMMYCTFAVLFIAQAYGIDLSMGTQITMLLLLMLTSKGMAGVPRASLVVIAATLTQFNIPEAGLLLLMGVDQFLDMGRSATNAVGNAVATAVVAKWEGALEDPAQEGKEQREEQRDPSRGIQAA; this is encoded by the coding sequence ATGCAGAAAAAGCGCCCTCTTACCCTTTACATCCTGATCGCGATGCTGCTCGGTATCGCTGTCGGCTATGCCTGTCACACCGCCATTCCCGACAAGGCGATGACTACCCAAATCTCGGGTCACATTTCGCTGGTGACGGACATCTTCCTCCGCCTGATCAAGATGATCATCGCGCTGCTGGTGTTCTCCACGCTGACCGTCGGCATCGCCAACCTGGCGGACGGCAAGGCCGCCGGCCGCATCGGCGCCAAGGCCTTCGGCTGGTTCCTGATGGCTTCGCTCGTGTCCCTGGCGCTGGGCATGGTGCTGTCGAACCTGATGCAGCTCGGCACGAACCTCGGCTTGCCGCTGCCCGCCGCCGATGCCAGTACCGGCCTGAAAACCGCCGCCTTCACGCTGAAGGACTTCATCACGCACGTGGTGCCCAAGTCGCCGATCGAGGCGATGGCCAACAACGAGATCCTGCAGGTCCTGGTGTTCTCGATCTTCTTCGGCTCCGCGCTGGGCGCGCTCGGTGAATCCGGCAAGCGGCTGCTCGGCGTGGTGGACGAGCTGGCGCAGGTGATGCTGCGCATTACCGGCTCGATCATGAACATGGCGCCGCTGGCCGTGTTTGCCGCCATGGCGTCGGTCGTCACCACCAATGGCCTGGGCATCCTGGCCACGTTCGCCAAGTTCATGGGCGGCTTCTACCTGGGCCTGCTGTGCCTGTGGCTGCTGCTGATCGGCGCGGGCTTCCTGGCGCTGGGACCGCGCGTGTTCCGCCTCGTCGGCCTGATCCGCGAACCGTTCCTGCTGGCCTTCTCCACCGCCAGCTCGGAAGCCGCGTATCCGAAGCTGCTGGTTGCGCTGGACAAGTTCGGCGTGCAGCGCCGCATCTCCAGCTTCGTGCTGCCGATGGGCTATTCCTTCAACCTGGACGGCTCGATGATGTACTGCACGTTCGCCGTGCTGTTCATCGCCCAGGCCTACGGCATCGACCTGTCGATGGGCACGCAGATCACCATGCTGCTGCTGCTGATGCTGACCTCGAAGGGCATGGCCGGCGTGCCGCGCGCATCGCTCGTGGTCATCGCCGCCACGCTCACGCAGTTCAACATTCCCGAGGCCGGCCTGCTCCTGCTGATGGGCGTCGACCAGTTCCTCGACATGGGCCGCTCGGCCACGAATGCCGTCGGCAACGCCGTGGCCACCGCCGTGGTGGCCAAGTGGGAAGGCGCGCTGGAAGACCCGGCGCAGGAAGGGAAGGAACAACGCGAAGAACAGCGCGACCCATCCCGCGGCATCCAGGCCGCCTGA
- a CDS encoding NAD(P)/FAD-dependent oxidoreductase, translating into MTKHINLPFDDGGCGWYAALAPRPAVRRLQGRQQADYAVIGAGFAGLAAARRLAERLPEARILLVDAQRAGFGASGRNSGFVIDLPHKFALEHPDPAHKQRLLRLNRAAIAQLQGLIEKHRIDCQWSPAGKYQGAVGPRGQAYLDHFERLLGELGEPFRRAGPQELKAVLGTDHYSDAIFTPGCYLMQPAALVTGLARSLPPNVELLEESPIRRLERGQGGWTLHGDDGSIATPTLLLGTSIFTQEFGYLRNRLLPVMTFASWTRPLTDAELARYGGQLDWGLTPADHAGTTVRMTQDRRLIIRNTYKHVPRYGRSTSDAMREQVRAKHRAAFLARFPHLADVPFSHTWGGVYAISRNFTNFFGELDQGVYATACDNGVGAAWGTISGTLLADRAIGAGSEQLRDIEAVTGMPSRNPPEPFLGIGVRSRIQLAAWSSRSEL; encoded by the coding sequence ATGACCAAGCACATCAATCTTCCCTTCGACGACGGCGGCTGCGGCTGGTATGCGGCCCTCGCCCCGCGCCCGGCCGTGCGGCGCCTGCAAGGCAGGCAGCAGGCCGACTATGCGGTGATCGGTGCCGGCTTCGCCGGCCTGGCCGCCGCGCGCCGGCTGGCCGAACGGCTGCCCGAAGCGCGCATCCTGCTCGTCGATGCCCAGCGCGCCGGCTTCGGCGCCTCGGGCCGCAATTCCGGCTTCGTGATCGACCTGCCCCACAAATTCGCGTTGGAGCATCCCGATCCGGCCCACAAGCAGCGCCTGCTGCGGCTGAACCGGGCCGCCATCGCGCAATTGCAGGGCCTGATCGAGAAGCACCGCATCGACTGCCAGTGGTCACCTGCCGGCAAATACCAGGGCGCGGTCGGGCCGCGCGGCCAGGCTTACCTGGACCATTTCGAACGCCTGCTGGGCGAACTGGGCGAGCCGTTCCGCCGCGCCGGGCCGCAGGAGCTGAAGGCCGTGCTCGGTACCGATCACTACAGCGATGCGATCTTCACGCCCGGCTGCTACCTGATGCAGCCGGCCGCGCTCGTCACCGGGCTGGCGCGCTCGCTGCCTCCCAATGTCGAGCTGCTTGAAGAGTCGCCGATCCGCCGGCTCGAGCGCGGGCAGGGCGGCTGGACACTGCATGGCGACGACGGCAGCATCGCCACGCCCACGCTGCTGCTCGGCACCAGCATCTTCACGCAGGAATTCGGCTACCTGCGCAACCGCCTGCTGCCGGTCATGACGTTCGCCAGCTGGACGCGGCCGCTGACAGATGCCGAACTGGCGCGCTACGGCGGGCAACTCGACTGGGGGCTGACGCCGGCCGACCACGCCGGCACCACCGTGCGCATGACGCAGGACCGCCGGCTTATCATCCGCAACACGTACAAGCACGTGCCGCGCTATGGCCGCAGCACCAGCGATGCGATGCGCGAGCAGGTGCGCGCGAAACACCGTGCCGCCTTCCTGGCCCGCTTCCCGCACCTGGCCGACGTGCCCTTCAGCCATACGTGGGGCGGGGTGTACGCCATCTCGCGCAACTTCACCAATTTCTTCGGTGAGCTCGACCAGGGCGTGTACGCCACGGCCTGCGACAACGGCGTGGGTGCGGCCTGGGGCACCATCTCCGGCACGCTGCTGGCCGACCGGGCGATCGGCGCCGGCTCGGAACAGTTGCGCGATATCGAGGCCGTCACCGGCATGCCCTCGCGTAATCCGCCGGAGCCGTTCCTCGGCATCGGCGTACGTTCGCGCATCCAGCTGGCGGCCTGGTCGAGCAGGAGCGAGCTGTGA
- a CDS encoding FAD-dependent oxidoreductase, with protein MKTWLCIICGLVYDEAKGWPEDGIAPGTRWEDVPDDWLCPDCKVGKADFEMLDVSVPVAAVAAAPLQEKAVTAAVAAVVPRQPVVIVGSGHAGYGLAAALRRNDPTAEIRVVTADDGFVYSKPALSIGMAQGRAADAMATESPLAIEQRLGIRVYPHCRVERIDAQARRLQTSLGEMTYGQLVLACGARPVRPAIDGEADAVLSVNDLQEYRRFRERLAGARRVAILGDGLIGCEFANDLAAAGIEVTVVGLGRWPMERLLPAQAGQRLQDALSGLGVRWRLNTTVRRIDRAADGYRLALADGRQVDADLVLSAIGLRADVSLAADAGIATGCGIQVDAHLRTSQPGIHALGDCIEIDGCLLPYLTPINQGIQALARTLLGQPTAVAYPLMPVTVKTPVMPLCLLAPAPGTAGAWQCTPTSDGLQCAFHDTQGALRGFVLLGAAAQAQRNAFLQTCQQDQRAAA; from the coding sequence ATGAAAACATGGCTGTGCATTATCTGTGGCCTGGTCTACGACGAGGCCAAAGGCTGGCCGGAGGACGGCATCGCGCCGGGCACGCGCTGGGAAGACGTGCCGGACGACTGGCTGTGCCCCGACTGCAAGGTGGGCAAGGCGGATTTCGAGATGCTCGATGTCAGCGTGCCGGTGGCCGCCGTGGCCGCGGCGCCATTGCAGGAGAAGGCAGTAACCGCGGCAGTCGCGGCGGTGGTGCCGCGCCAGCCGGTCGTCATCGTCGGCAGCGGCCATGCCGGCTACGGGCTGGCCGCCGCGCTGCGCAGGAACGACCCGACCGCCGAGATCCGCGTGGTGACGGCCGATGACGGCTTCGTGTACTCAAAGCCGGCGCTGTCGATCGGCATGGCGCAGGGCAGGGCGGCGGATGCCATGGCGACCGAGTCGCCGCTGGCGATCGAACAGCGCCTCGGCATCCGCGTGTATCCGCATTGCCGCGTGGAGCGCATCGATGCCCAGGCCCGCCGCCTGCAAACCAGCCTGGGCGAGATGACCTACGGCCAGCTGGTGCTGGCCTGCGGCGCGCGGCCCGTGCGGCCCGCCATCGACGGCGAGGCGGATGCGGTGCTGAGCGTGAACGACCTGCAGGAATACCGCCGGTTCCGCGAGCGGCTGGCTGGCGCGCGCCGTGTCGCCATCCTGGGCGATGGCCTGATCGGCTGCGAATTCGCCAATGACCTGGCCGCCGCCGGCATCGAGGTCACCGTGGTGGGGCTGGGCCGCTGGCCGATGGAACGCCTGCTGCCGGCGCAAGCCGGGCAGCGGCTGCAGGATGCGTTGTCGGGCCTCGGTGTCCGGTGGCGCCTGAACACAACGGTACGGCGCATCGACCGCGCGGCCGATGGCTATCGGCTGGCGCTGGCCGACGGCCGGCAGGTCGACGCGGACCTTGTCCTGTCGGCGATCGGCCTGCGCGCCGACGTGTCGCTGGCCGCGGATGCCGGCATCGCCACCGGTTGCGGGATCCAGGTCGACGCGCACCTGCGGACGTCGCAGCCCGGCATCCACGCGCTGGGCGACTGCATCGAGATCGACGGTTGCCTGCTGCCCTACCTGACGCCGATCAACCAGGGCATCCAGGCCCTTGCCCGCACGCTGCTCGGCCAGCCCACGGCCGTGGCGTACCCATTGATGCCGGTGACGGTCAAGACGCCGGTAATGCCGTTGTGCCTGCTGGCCCCGGCACCCGGTACGGCCGGCGCATGGCAGTGCACACCGACCAGCGATGGCCTGCAGTGCGCCTTCCACGATACGCAAGGCGCGCTGCGCGGCTTCGTATTGCTGGGTGCCGCGGCGCAGGCCCAACGCAACGCCTTCCTGCAAACCTGCCAGCAAGATCAACGCGCCGCCGCCTGA
- a CDS encoding porin, protein MKQAVTAALALACAAAHVPAHAQSQVKVYGVVDAGLVKESGTPDGSSMGLGGGVASGSRVGFKGTEDLGGGLSANFVVESGFNLDTGTSGQGGVLFGRQAWVGLSGAFGSVSAGRQLSPYYKALRDVADPFCDGLAGQAMNIISGFRRMDNSVVYATPKVAGWSADMAYGAGEVAGDATRKRVISASLSYAPGPLAVVLAHHRREDALLPDHAKNTLLAARYTLGAITAHAAYVRARAVGGAGSRDALLGMTWTAGPHRVLLSAVRHDDGTAARRDARQFGVGYLYALSRRTDVYTAYGHIDNDNGAAFKVGNATDDGRGNAAFNLGFRHTF, encoded by the coding sequence ATGAAACAAGCAGTAACCGCCGCGCTGGCACTGGCCTGCGCGGCCGCCCACGTACCAGCCCACGCCCAATCCCAGGTCAAAGTGTACGGTGTCGTCGACGCCGGCCTCGTGAAGGAATCCGGCACGCCCGATGGCAGCAGCATGGGCCTGGGCGGCGGCGTGGCCTCCGGCTCCCGGGTGGGCTTCAAGGGCACGGAAGACCTGGGCGGCGGCCTGTCCGCCAACTTCGTGGTCGAAAGCGGCTTCAACCTCGACACCGGCACGTCCGGCCAGGGCGGCGTGCTGTTCGGCCGCCAGGCCTGGGTGGGCCTGTCCGGCGCGTTCGGCAGCGTGAGCGCCGGCCGCCAGCTGTCGCCCTACTACAAGGCGCTGCGCGACGTGGCCGATCCGTTCTGCGACGGCCTGGCCGGGCAGGCGATGAACATCATCTCGGGCTTCCGCCGCATGGACAATTCGGTGGTGTACGCCACGCCGAAGGTGGCCGGCTGGTCGGCGGACATGGCATATGGCGCCGGCGAGGTGGCGGGCGACGCCACCCGCAAGCGCGTGATCAGCGCCTCGCTGAGCTATGCGCCCGGCCCGCTGGCCGTGGTGCTGGCCCACCACCGCCGCGAGGATGCGCTGCTGCCGGACCATGCAAAGAACACGCTGCTGGCGGCGCGCTACACGCTGGGCGCCATCACCGCGCATGCCGCTTACGTGCGCGCCCGCGCCGTGGGCGGCGCCGGCAGCCGCGATGCCCTGCTCGGCATGACGTGGACGGCGGGCCCGCACCGCGTGCTGCTCTCCGCCGTCCGGCACGACGACGGCACGGCCGCGCGGCGCGATGCGCGCCAGTTCGGCGTGGGCTACCTGTATGCGCTGTCGCGCCGCACCGACGTGTACACGGCCTATGGTCATATCGACAACGACAATGGCGCCGCGTTCAAGGTGGGCAATGCCACCGACGACGGCCGCGGCAACGCGGCCTTCAACCTCGGTTTCCGGCACACGTTCTGA
- a CDS encoding aldehyde dehydrogenase family protein: MFPIKPHWLNYIDGEWCDSTRSLTVDNPATGEPLATIAEAGRDDAERALAAARRCADRAELTRVRPAQRVTWLLRIADEIRVVADEGAWVLCHENGKSLRDARDEFTEAARYFEYYAGVADKIEGTSIPLGDGYMDFTVYDPMGVSAQIVPWNFPVSICARSLAPALAAGNAVVVKSPELSPLGMCVLFEAIARAGLPKGAVNLLCGPGRQVGAHLVEHRHVDQIVFTGSVATGQSILRGAAARAIPSVMELGGKSAALVFADADRQQLLDSVKSGIFFNAGQVCSAMSRLLVQRAVYDEVADAVAALADGLRIGPGCENPDLTPVISAGQLEQIETMCRKAVDDGARLAAGGAACRERAGWFMQPTVFRDVAPTMRIAQEEVFGPVLAVIPFDTEEEALAIANGTEFGLVAGVFTQDISRAMRCARRLKAGQVFVNEWYAGGIETPFGGVGLSGFGREKGQEALYSYVRTKNIGIRVAGE, encoded by the coding sequence ATGTTCCCGATAAAGCCGCACTGGCTGAACTATATCGATGGCGAATGGTGCGACAGCACGCGTTCGCTGACCGTCGACAATCCGGCGACCGGCGAGCCGCTGGCCACCATCGCGGAAGCGGGCAGGGACGACGCCGAGCGCGCGCTTGCGGCGGCACGCCGCTGCGCCGACCGGGCGGAGTTGACCCGCGTACGCCCTGCGCAGCGCGTCACCTGGCTGCTGCGCATCGCCGACGAAATCCGCGTGGTGGCCGACGAGGGCGCATGGGTGCTGTGCCACGAAAACGGCAAGAGCCTGCGCGACGCCAGGGATGAATTCACCGAAGCGGCCCGTTATTTCGAATACTACGCCGGCGTGGCCGACAAGATCGAGGGCACCTCGATCCCGCTGGGCGACGGCTACATGGACTTCACGGTCTACGATCCGATGGGCGTATCGGCCCAGATCGTGCCGTGGAACTTCCCCGTGTCGATCTGTGCCCGGTCGCTGGCGCCGGCACTGGCCGCCGGCAACGCGGTGGTCGTCAAATCGCCGGAACTGTCGCCGCTGGGCATGTGCGTGCTGTTCGAGGCGATCGCCAGGGCCGGCTTGCCGAAAGGCGCCGTGAACCTGCTGTGCGGCCCCGGGCGCCAGGTCGGCGCGCACCTGGTGGAGCACCGCCACGTCGATCAGATCGTGTTCACCGGCTCGGTGGCCACCGGCCAGTCGATCCTGCGCGGCGCTGCGGCGCGCGCCATCCCAAGCGTGATGGAACTGGGCGGCAAATCGGCCGCGCTGGTCTTCGCCGACGCCGACCGCCAGCAGCTTCTCGACAGTGTGAAGAGCGGCATCTTCTTCAATGCCGGGCAGGTGTGTTCCGCCATGTCGCGCCTGCTGGTGCAGCGCGCCGTGTACGACGAGGTGGCCGATGCCGTGGCCGCGCTTGCCGATGGCCTGCGCATCGGCCCCGGCTGCGAGAACCCCGACCTGACGCCCGTGATCAGCGCCGGCCAGCTCGAACAGATCGAAACGATGTGCCGCAAGGCCGTCGATGACGGTGCGCGCCTGGCCGCCGGCGGCGCCGCGTGCCGCGAACGGGCCGGCTGGTTCATGCAGCCGACCGTGTTCCGCGATGTAGCGCCGACCATGCGCATCGCCCAGGAAGAAGTGTTCGGCCCGGTGCTTGCCGTGATCCCGTTCGACACGGAAGAGGAAGCGCTGGCCATTGCCAACGGTACCGAGTTCGGCCTGGTCGCCGGCGTCTTCACGCAGGACATCAGCCGCGCCATGCGCTGCGCGCGCCGGCTGAAGGCGGGCCAGGTGTTCGTCAACGAGTGGTACGCAGGCGGCATCGAGACCCCGTTCGGCGGCGTGGGCCTGTCCGGCTTCGGCCGCGAAAAGGGGCAGGAAGCGCTGTACAGCTACGTGCGCACCAAGAACATCGGCATCCGCGTGGCCGGCGAATAA
- a CDS encoding cupin domain-containing protein, whose translation MSPVAKAGTAGKRPVVLVDHASLDYTQRGGPPGAAWVARAVSNEVSPHIGFGFARWEGAGVEWTVLYDELIFVIEGVLELQANGEPLRITPGQLAWIPEGTELVYGGHALFGYVVRPANWRELHELA comes from the coding sequence GTGAGCCCGGTTGCCAAGGCAGGCACGGCGGGCAAGCGCCCCGTGGTGCTGGTCGACCACGCATCGCTCGACTACACGCAGCGCGGCGGGCCACCTGGCGCCGCGTGGGTGGCCCGCGCGGTATCGAACGAGGTATCGCCCCATATCGGCTTCGGCTTCGCCCGATGGGAGGGGGCCGGGGTGGAATGGACGGTGCTGTACGACGAGCTCATCTTCGTGATCGAAGGCGTCCTCGAGCTCCAGGCCAATGGCGAGCCGTTGCGCATCACGCCGGGACAACTGGCCTGGATACCGGAAGGCACCGAACTGGTGTATGGCGGACACGCGCTGTTCGGCTACGTGGTGCGCCCGGCCAACTGGAGGGAATTGCATGAGCTCGCCTGA
- a CDS encoding aromatic ring-hydroxylating oxygenase subunit alpha, with amino-acid sequence MVNPVDFMGLPLLLMRNRDGVLQVFHNVCSHRGMKLVEQPGEVQGVIRCPYHSWTYDLNGGLKGTPHIGGINQHKDERFACEKHGLKPIRSQVWMDMVFVNLSGDAAPLEDMLAPLTERWSRFLGRDGMGLLRRKGSGDATSIEVNCNWKLAVENYCEAYHLPWVHPALNSYSRLEDHYNILFAGHFAGQGSYAYNLSDVAGTNLPTFPDWPQDQLRNAEYVAFFPNVLLGIQADHAFAMQLQPIAPGKTIEHLRLFYVGDEALDDKYAACHAAVLEAWRVVFAEDVASVEGMQKGRSSPGYQGGVFSPEMDVPTHYFHQWGARQLLAAAQSGAAAA; translated from the coding sequence ATGGTGAACCCGGTCGACTTCATGGGCCTGCCGCTGCTGCTGATGCGCAACCGCGACGGCGTGCTGCAGGTGTTCCACAACGTGTGCAGCCATCGCGGCATGAAGCTGGTCGAGCAGCCCGGCGAAGTACAAGGCGTCATCCGCTGCCCGTACCACTCCTGGACGTATGACCTGAACGGCGGCCTGAAGGGAACGCCGCATATCGGCGGCATCAACCAGCACAAGGATGAACGCTTCGCCTGCGAAAAGCATGGCCTGAAGCCGATCCGCAGCCAGGTCTGGATGGACATGGTGTTCGTCAACCTGTCGGGCGACGCAGCGCCGCTGGAAGACATGCTGGCGCCGCTCACCGAGCGCTGGTCGCGGTTCCTCGGCCGCGACGGCATGGGCCTGCTGCGCCGCAAGGGCAGCGGCGACGCCACCAGCATCGAGGTGAACTGCAACTGGAAGCTCGCGGTGGAGAACTATTGCGAGGCCTACCACCTGCCGTGGGTGCATCCGGCGCTGAACAGCTATTCACGCCTGGAAGACCATTACAACATCCTGTTCGCCGGACACTTCGCGGGCCAGGGCAGCTATGCCTACAACCTGTCGGACGTTGCGGGCACCAATCTGCCCACGTTCCCCGACTGGCCGCAGGACCAGCTGCGCAACGCCGAATATGTGGCTTTCTTCCCCAACGTGCTGCTGGGTATCCAGGCCGACCACGCGTTCGCCATGCAGCTGCAGCCGATCGCGCCGGGCAAGACCATCGAACACCTGCGCCTGTTCTACGTGGGCGACGAGGCGCTGGACGACAAGTACGCCGCCTGCCATGCCGCCGTGCTGGAAGCGTGGCGCGTGGTGTTCGCCGAAGACGTGGCCTCGGTCGAGGGCATGCAGAAAGGCCGTTCCTCGCCGGGCTACCAGGGCGGCGTGTTCTCGCCCGAGATGGACGTGCCCACGCACTATTTTCATCAATGGGGCGCGCGCCAGCTGCTGGCCGCGGCGCAATCCGGCGCGGCCGCGGCCTGA